The following coding sequences are from one Cenarchaeum symbiosum A window:
- a CDS encoding phosphoribosylaminoimidazole (AIR) synthetase (COG0150): MGLTYGGAGVDVKGIKKSQNRIGRIMARTHGAGTEHGFGHYAGMVDGGGGMLIATHTDGVGTKVMIAGRMKKYDTVGIDCIAMNVNDVVCVGARPVSFVDYIAASKNDGDILSDIARGLARGAVKASVPIVGGETAIMPGLFSGRGFAFDLAGTVVGLVPRKKMILGSSIKQGDAIIGAHSTGLHSNGYSLARKALGRLPLNTKMNRGTLGDALLAPTEIYSAPVLEAASKCKVHGLAHITGGSFTKLPRLKDAGFEIDALPEPPEVMRLIKDRGVSEKEMYRTFNMGVGFCVVAPESEQGRIISIFKRHRIRSGRIGRIIRDKGVFVNSKRIA, from the coding sequence ATGGGGCTTACCTACGGAGGAGCAGGCGTGGATGTAAAGGGGATAAAAAAGAGCCAGAACCGCATAGGAAGGATCATGGCGCGGACGCACGGGGCAGGGACCGAGCACGGCTTTGGCCACTATGCGGGCATGGTCGATGGAGGCGGCGGCATGCTAATCGCGACGCATACAGACGGCGTGGGTACAAAGGTGATGATTGCAGGCCGCATGAAAAAATACGACACCGTTGGAATAGACTGTATCGCCATGAACGTAAACGATGTGGTATGTGTCGGGGCAAGGCCCGTCTCGTTTGTAGACTATATAGCGGCTAGCAAAAACGACGGGGACATACTATCCGATATAGCGCGCGGGCTCGCCCGCGGGGCGGTCAAGGCGTCTGTCCCGATAGTCGGCGGCGAGACTGCGATAATGCCCGGGCTGTTCAGTGGCAGGGGCTTTGCATTTGATCTTGCGGGTACGGTAGTCGGCCTGGTCCCCAGAAAAAAGATGATCCTCGGCAGCAGCATAAAGCAGGGTGATGCGATAATAGGCGCACACAGCACGGGCCTGCACTCCAACGGCTATTCACTTGCAAGAAAGGCGCTAGGAAGGCTCCCCCTGAATACAAAGATGAACAGGGGAACGCTCGGCGACGCGCTGCTGGCGCCAACCGAGATATACTCGGCCCCGGTCCTGGAGGCTGCCTCAAAGTGCAAGGTGCACGGCCTGGCCCACATAACCGGCGGCTCGTTTACAAAGCTGCCGCGCCTCAAGGATGCGGGCTTTGAGATAGATGCGCTGCCCGAGCCGCCCGAAGTGATGCGGCTGATAAAAGACAGGGGTGTCTCCGAAAAGGAGATGTACAGGACGTTCAACATGGGGGTGGGCTTTTGCGTGGTGGCGCCAGAATCAGAGCAGGGCCGGATCATATCGATATTCAAGCGGCACCGCATAAGGTCGGGCAGGATAGGCCGGATAATCCGGGACAAGGGCGTCTTTGTAAATTCCAAAAGAATAGCATGA
- a CDS encoding Kef-type K transport system, membrane components (COG0475), translating into MVAEAHLIQTIIGVGILLFAAKLMAELFVRIKLPIVLGELLAGMIIGPFALGSFLLYNGEPILVISDELRVLGEMGAIVILFMAGLEMTPREFLRGGKSSFTVGTLGVVVPFFAGLWIFQAFGFDALQSMLIATALTATSIAISVQVLTEFGKIKTPEARMIIGAAVVDDILAIAVLSVVTSLATDGGVENIVISEVIIVILEVLGFFGAMLIASVVIIPRLVTPRLWKAKGSVEGIVTAVFFGAAALAGTIGLSPIVGAFAVGMALSTAKVLDKVENFIGKVGLIFAPLFFAIIGAQVDFRDVNMEVLMLSGIIIVVAIVTKLFGCGLPAWFFLKNKAQGMRVGIGMISRGEVGLIVAGVGVSSGVLTGSVYSTIIIMVAITTIITPIWLKMEYRKEIRQMAHDGRAVDESHVIEDDDHAGDEGHAEDESHAIEDDGHEIEDEGHGTDEDADHDDDDRPGSR; encoded by the coding sequence ATGGTAGCCGAAGCCCACCTGATCCAGACGATAATAGGCGTGGGCATACTGCTGTTTGCGGCAAAGCTCATGGCGGAGCTGTTCGTGAGGATAAAGCTCCCCATAGTCCTCGGGGAGCTGCTCGCGGGCATGATCATAGGCCCGTTCGCGCTCGGCTCGTTTCTTCTGTACAACGGCGAGCCCATACTGGTGATAAGCGACGAGCTCAGGGTGCTAGGCGAGATGGGCGCGATAGTGATACTTTTCATGGCGGGCCTCGAGATGACCCCCAGGGAGTTTTTGCGGGGCGGCAAGAGCTCGTTTACCGTGGGAACGCTTGGAGTGGTGGTGCCCTTTTTTGCGGGCCTGTGGATATTCCAGGCGTTTGGCTTTGACGCACTCCAGTCGATGCTGATAGCGACCGCCCTGACGGCGACCAGCATAGCAATATCTGTACAAGTGCTGACCGAGTTTGGCAAGATAAAGACCCCCGAGGCCAGGATGATAATAGGCGCGGCAGTAGTAGACGACATACTGGCCATAGCGGTGCTCTCGGTTGTGACATCGCTGGCTACCGACGGCGGCGTGGAGAACATCGTAATCTCCGAGGTGATAATCGTCATACTAGAAGTGCTGGGATTCTTTGGCGCCATGCTGATAGCGTCGGTGGTGATAATACCAAGGCTGGTCACCCCAAGATTGTGGAAGGCCAAGGGGAGCGTCGAGGGCATAGTCACAGCAGTGTTCTTTGGTGCCGCGGCGCTTGCCGGCACGATAGGGCTATCCCCGATAGTGGGGGCGTTTGCGGTCGGCATGGCGCTATCCACTGCAAAGGTGCTCGACAAGGTGGAGAACTTTATCGGCAAGGTGGGGCTGATATTTGCGCCTCTTTTCTTTGCGATAATAGGGGCACAGGTGGACTTTAGGGATGTCAACATGGAGGTGCTGATGCTCAGCGGGATAATCATAGTGGTGGCGATAGTCACAAAGCTCTTCGGGTGCGGCCTGCCCGCGTGGTTCTTCCTAAAGAACAAGGCCCAGGGCATGAGGGTCGGCATAGGGATGATATCAAGGGGCGAGGTCGGCCTGATTGTGGCCGGGGTGGGCGTCTCGTCGGGCGTGCTGACAGGGAGCGTCTATTCGACAATAATCATAATGGTGGCCATCACCACGATAATAACTCCGATCTGGCTCAAGATGGAGTACAGAAAGGAGATTCGCCAGATGGCTCACGATGGCCGTGCAGTGGACGAAAGCCACGTCATAGAGGATGATGACCATGCGGGGGACGAGGGCCATGCAGAGGATGAGAGCCACGCCATAGAGGATGATGGCCACGAGATAGAGGACGAGGGCCATGGCACGGACGAGGATGCGGACCACGACGATGACGACAGGCCGGGCTCAAGATAG
- a CDS encoding DNA modification methylase (COG0863): MAGPQKSSSVYGSDCMLQESKLPGLKKIMNRRNRMNGLTLLDRMPDCSVQAAFFDPQYRGILDRMKYGNEGVSRGRLRSGMEQMSADTVREFLGEMGRVLVPSGTLFLWIDKFHLVDGISGWIEGTCLNAVDMITWDKQRMGMGYRTRRCSEHMVVLQKSPKRAKNVWRDHGIPDVWPEKVEGRNHTHAKPVRLQARLIECVTTGRGAVLDPAAGGYSVLESCKRTGRNFIGCDLR, from the coding sequence ATGGCGGGGCCGCAAAAAAGCTCAAGTGTGTACGGCAGCGACTGCATGCTGCAAGAATCCAAACTGCCCGGCCTGAAAAAGATCATGAACCGCAGGAACCGCATGAACGGGCTGACCCTGCTCGATAGGATGCCCGACTGTTCTGTCCAGGCTGCATTCTTTGATCCCCAGTACAGGGGAATACTGGACAGGATGAAGTACGGGAATGAGGGCGTAAGCAGGGGCAGGCTCAGGTCCGGAATGGAACAGATGAGTGCAGATACGGTAAGGGAGTTCCTGGGGGAGATGGGGCGCGTGCTTGTGCCCAGCGGCACATTGTTCCTGTGGATTGACAAGTTCCACCTGGTGGACGGCATATCCGGCTGGATAGAGGGAACATGCCTCAATGCTGTCGACATGATAACATGGGACAAGCAGAGGATGGGCATGGGGTACAGGACGAGGAGGTGCTCGGAGCACATGGTGGTACTCCAAAAGAGCCCAAAGCGCGCAAAGAACGTCTGGCGCGACCACGGGATACCCGACGTCTGGCCGGAGAAGGTTGAAGGCAGGAACCACACCCATGCAAAGCCGGTAAGGCTCCAGGCGCGCCTGATAGAGTGCGTTACCACAGGCAGAGGCGCGGTGTTGGATCCTGCCGCAGGCGGATACAGCGTGCTTGAATCATGCAAGAGGACAGGCCGCAACTTCATAGGCTGCGATCTTCGATAG